TCCCAGTGACGGTCAAGCAGTCGAGATGAAGCAACGGCTTCAGTTCGCGCAGCACGGCGCCAATACCGCCGGCAGCGAATAGGTCTTCCATGTAGTAGGCGCCCGTCGGTTTCAGGTCGACTAACACCGGCGTTGTATCGGACAGTTCATTAAGGTGATGGAGATCGACCTTGATACCTGCTCGTCCTGCGATAGCAGTTAGGTGCAGGATGGCGTTGGTGGAGCCGGAGATGGCCAGCAGCACGCGAAGTGCGTTATCAATCGATTTCGGGGTTATGATGTCGGTGGGGGTGATGCGCGACTTGACCAATTGCATTGCAGCGACGCCGGAAGCCTCGGCAGCGCGGATGCGGTCGGCGTGGACGGCAGGGATTGCGGCCGTGCCGGGCAGCATCATGCCGAGTGCTTCGGCAAGCGAGGCCATGGTGCTGGCCGTTCCCATCACCGCGCAGGTGCCCGCAGTAGTCGCTAGGCGCCCCTCGATCTCGTTAATCGTGTCTTTATCGAATTCGCCGCCGCGATACCGCGCCCAGAAACGACGACAATCGGTGCAGGCACCGAGCTTCTCGCCGCGCCAGCGTCCGGTCATCATCGGTCCGGTAACGAGTTGGACGGCGGGAACGTTGGCAGAAACTGCACCCATCAGTTGGGCTGGAACAGTCTTGTCGCATCCGCCGATCAGAACCACCGCGTCCATCGGCTGGCCGCGGACCATTTCCTCAGTATCCATGGCCATCAGGTTGCGGAAGAAGAGGCTGGTTGGATTGAGAAAGACTTCGCCAAGCGAAATGGTTGGAAACTCGAGTGGCAAGCCGCCTGCCGAAATGACGCCGCGCTTCACGGCGGCGACCAGTTCGGGGACCAGTCGATGGCAATTATTGAATTCGCTGTAGGTGGTGGCAATACCAACCACCGGACGCGCCAACATTTCGTTCGAGTGGCCCATGGAGCGCGCAAACGACATGCGCAGATAATTGGAAAAGTCCTTATCCCCGTAGCTGGTCAGGCCGCGAGAAAGACCTGTTTCCGACGGTTCGGTCATCATTGTTCGCCTCAAAATTAATGAAAATGCTGTTAGGGAGAGATTGCCGCCGATTAGTCGATCAAAGTTCCGAAGGTCCGCAAATAAGCGTTCTTCGATGGAGGGAGATGGCCACGGCACAGGTCTATCAATGCTCCACGATCCTGACGGGTGATCGCGTCGATCATCATGTGATGCTCATCGCGGGCCTTGCGGCGCTTCGCCGGACTTATCAAGACATGGAAGCGGATGCCGTGCGCCCGCTGGGCATAGGTTTTGATCGCTTCGGCGAGGTAGGCATTCCCACACAGGTCGAATAGCTTGCTGTGAAACCGCTGGTTCGAGCGAAACACCTCAACGAGATCTTCCTGTTCGATGGCGTGGTCGTGATCAGACTGGATGGCCGTTAACTCTTCGAGGTCTTCCGGCTTCACGGGGAACTCGATCTGCGCAGCAGCGGAGGTTTCAAGCATTTCACGCAAGGAATAGAGCTGCTCGACATCACGGGTCGAAAAGGCCCGTACCAGCGCGCCGCGATTGGGGATACGTTCGACGATACCCATGCGGCTCAGTTCGGTAAAGACCTGCCGTAGAATATGACGCGTCACGCCGAAGCGCGCGCAAAGCTCTTCCTCGATCAGTCGTTCGCGCGGGTGCAGTTTACCGAGGACGATGTCCTCTTCCATCGCGGCTACGACGCGATCAAGTGCCGTCCCTGTGCCCACTTGGTCGTCCTGTGCGCCCTTTGGCGCCGCCAGTGCATTTGTTGTTGCTGATGTATTCAAGGTGCTGGCTCCGACATGTTTACCTTATGAGATTGTAGTGACTGACTCAATTATCACACTCCCTTTCGCACATCCGATTTGAATTGTCGAATGGATTATCGACAATATTATTGATACAATAGTTGACAATTCAAATCCTCTGGCCCACTAGTGGTGTCAGACACGTCACGTAAATGATTTTCGATGGTCGCCTGCCGGTTGATGGGTGACGAATCGCTCAGCGGGGTTTGGGTCATGTGCTCAGAATGCTTTGTAACTGCGGCCATGAAGTCGCGCATCGCCGCCCATGGTGCGGCTTTCCGCAAGGCGACCGCCAGCCCGTTCGGCTCCGATGATGAGGTCGGTATGCTCAACCTAATGGACGCCGCCTCGCGTCAGGCGATCATGGATCGTGCCGATCCGACTAAGGTCTACGACCTTTCGGTCGACAACTTTGTCGGTATGCCTGGCTGGTTTGGCGCCGAGGATCAGCCCTATCAAATCTGGATGACACACACGCCCGAGGGCGAGAAAATTGATGACATCATGCGTGTCGGCAAGGAGGCGAACGATCTAGTTTCCTATTCGGGTGACTCTATCTCAATGTACACCCATACCGGCACCCATATCGATGCGCTG
This DNA window, taken from Hoeflea algicola, encodes the following:
- a CDS encoding dihydroxy-acid dehydratase; its protein translation is MMTEPSETGLSRGLTSYGDKDFSNYLRMSFARSMGHSNEMLARPVVGIATTYSEFNNCHRLVPELVAAVKRGVISAGGLPLEFPTISLGEVFLNPTSLFFRNLMAMDTEEMVRGQPMDAVVLIGGCDKTVPAQLMGAVSANVPAVQLVTGPMMTGRWRGEKLGACTDCRRFWARYRGGEFDKDTINEIEGRLATTAGTCAVMGTASTMASLAEALGMMLPGTAAIPAVHADRIRAAEASGVAAMQLVKSRITPTDIITPKSIDNALRVLLAISGSTNAILHLTAIAGRAGIKVDLHHLNELSDTTPVLVDLKPTGAYYMEDLFAAGGIGAVLRELKPLLHLDCLTVTGTTLGERLNDDVPPYVDHNVVHALETPLQPVGGLVALFGSLAPNGAIFKRAAADPGLFESEGRAIVFTSIEDMAERVDDPDLDVLPNDILVLQNAGPTSSSRMPEAGYLPIPSKLARQGVKDMLRISDARMSGTAYGTIVLHVSPDSASGGPLSLVRNHDRIRLSIRDRRIDLLVDDAELARRRAAMPPPAALPERGYARLYKQEVLQAEHGCDFKFLTRLPREA
- a CDS encoding GntR family transcriptional regulator — translated: MNTSATTNALAAPKGAQDDQVGTGTALDRVVAAMEEDIVLGKLHPRERLIEEELCARFGVTRHILRQVFTELSRMGIVERIPNRGALVRAFSTRDVEQLYSLREMLETSAAAQIEFPVKPEDLEELTAIQSDHDHAIEQEDLVEVFRSNQRFHSKLFDLCGNAYLAEAIKTYAQRAHGIRFHVLISPAKRRKARDEHHMMIDAITRQDRGALIDLCRGHLPPSKNAYLRTFGTLID